GTTGAGAAGCATTTGTAAGAAAGCGGCGTAATCATCGATGGTTGAGGACAGACCTGCCCCGCCCGAGAAATACTTGCCGGCTTCTTTGGGGTAGTCGGGATTCATGCCGTACAGGCCGGTTTGCTTTACCGTGGCTTTCGCGGCATCCTCGGTGTAAAGCGCCGCCAGGCGGCTCTGCTTGTCGGCGGGTAGGTAAAAATAAGTATCGCGCATACCCAGCGGCTCAAATAGCCGCGTGCGCAGGTACTGATCAAGGGTTTGCTTACTGAGCACCTCAATGAGGTAGCCTAATACATCTACGCTCAAGCCATACGTGAATCGCTCGCCTGGCTGGTGCATCAGCGGAAGGGCACCTAGAGCGTTCATAGAGGTAGCTAGCGTACCATTTGGCGTACCAATACCGCTCGGAATGCGGGCTTTCGCGTAAATAGCCTTCGCTTCCTTCGAGCCGATAACGGGATAACTGATGCCCGAAGTGTGCGTCAGGAGCTGGCGGATGGTAACCTCTGATTTGGCTGGTACAGTGGTGTAGCTGGAGTCTTTTTCGTTAAAACTAGCCAGCACCTTAGGGTTTCGAAACGCTGGTAGGTATTTAGAAATAGGGTCGTCGAGCTGGAATTTGCCTTCATCGTAGAGTAGCATCAGCCCGACGCTGGTGATGGCCTTGGTTTGGGAAGCAATCCGGAAAATGGCGTCGGGCTTGAGGGGCGTTTTGGCCCCCGTATCATCAAAGCCAAAAGCTTTACGGTAGATGATTTTCCCATCGCGGGCAATCAGGGCAATAGCACCGGGCACGCGGTTATCGGCCGTGTATTCCTCCAGCAAGCGGTCGATGCCCGGTAGGGGGGCTAAGCTGGTAGTAAGAGTTCGCGGCTTGGTAGACTTCTGTTTCGGCGACGTGGCCGTTTGGGCGTAGGTGTGGCTGCCAAAAGCCAGCGTAAGGAAAAGAAGAACCGTGTTTTTCATAGCTAGCGTAGAGGCTTCTGCAGTTTGCGGAGGTGAGGCGGCTTCATACTGGACTCAGGCGTCGGCGTAGAGCAAGCCCAGACTTTAGCTGACGGTCCGTACAGTCCGTTGCTCAATACGCTTCTCGTAGTTTTTGCCCTCAAATATGCGCTGCACGAAGATGCCGGGCGTATGAATCTGGTTTGGGTCCAGCTCGCCGGCCGGCACGAGTTCCTCTACTTCGGCCACGGTAATTTTGCCGGCCGTTGCCATCATCGGATTGAAATTGCGGGCCGTGCCTTTATAGATAAGGTTGCCGGCCGTGTCGCCGCGCCAAGCTTTTACAAATGCATAGTCGGCGGTGAGGCCAGTCTCGAGCAGATACATCTTGCTTTTAAATTCCCGACTTTCCTTTCCTTCGCCTACCTCGGTGCCATAGCCTGCGGGCGTGTAAAACGCCGGAATGCCTGCCCCACCGGCCCGAATGCGCTCAGCCAGCGTGCCCTGCGGAATGAGCTCTACTTCTAACTCACCGGATAATAATTGCCGCTCAAACTCCGCATTCTCCCCCACATAGCTCGATATCATCTTGCGCACCTGCTTGGTTTGCAGTAGAAGCCCAATACCAAAATCGTCGACGCCGGCATTGTTACTGATACAGGTCAGTTCTTTTACTCCGAGGCGCAGCAGCTCCTGAATAGCATTCTCGGGAATGCCGCATAGGCCGAAGCCGCCGAGCATGAGCGTCATGCCGTCGGTGATGCCGTGCAGGGCCGCCTGGGCGTCGGCTACAACTTTGTTTATCATATCAGGTGGGTGGGGTAGTTGGGAGCGGGAAGTTAAAAGGATAATAGGTTTCGCGGAAGCAGACTACAAATTAGCCCCCCACTAAGTGCTGTCGAGCCGCATCGGCGTCCTTGGCCAATTGCGCCTTCAGCTCATCCAAACCCGTAAATTTCTGCTCATCACGCAGGCGGGCTATCAGCTGTATGGTCAGCGGCTGGGCGTATAAGTCGCCCGAGAAATCCAGCAGATGTACTTCAATGGTCTGCGCTAAATTGCCCCCCACGGTAGGGCGCACCCCGATATTGAGCATGCCCTGCTCTACATCGCCGGCGGCAGTGGTAGCCATTACGGCGTACACACCCTGAGCCGGCACCAGCTTAGAGTCCTCTGCCAGCTCCAGATTGGCGGTAGGAAAACCGATAGTGCGGCCGAGCTGCTTACCGCGTACAACAGTGCCAGTCAGGGAGTAAGAGTAACCGAGGTGGCGGTTGGCGGTGGCAATGTCGCCGCTAAGCAGGGCGCGGCGGATACGAGTGCTGCTTACCCCAACCGCGTCCACGTCTTCGCGCGGAATCTCTTCTACTTCCAGCCCGTAGCGGGCGGCGTTTTTGCTGAGGTATTCAAAGCCTCCTTCGCGGTTTTTGCCAAACCGGTGGTCATAACCAATCACCAGCTTTTTAGCGCCTACGGTGCGCAAGAGGAGTTGCTGAATGTATTCCTCGGAGGTCAATTGTGCGAATTCGCGGGTAAAGGGCACAATGAGCAGGTAATCAACGCCAAAGTGTTCGAGGCGCTCAATTCGCTCATCCAGAGTGGAAAGCAATTGCAAGTCGAGCGGCTCGGGGTGCGTGGGCGGCGGGTCCAGCACTAGGCGCGGGTGAGGCCAGTAGGTAATGACCACGGCGGGGCCGCCACTTTGCCGAGCCACTTCCAGCAGCCGGTGCAGAATTTTCTGGTGCCCTACGTGTACGCCATCGAAGGTACCGCTCGTTACGACGGCTTGACCTAGAAACGGGAAGTGCGCCGGGTCACGAAAAACTTGCATCTGCTGGATGGCTAAATGGCGGTAGAACTATTCCTGGGGGCTTTTTCGGCGTCGGTGGCAGAAGCTGCCGCAACGGTAGAAGCGTCGTAGTACGCTAAACCCTGACGCACTGGCCGACGTCGTTCGCCGGCCGGGCGCGTTGGCTTGGCTGGGTCAGCTTCGGGCCGCGGGGGCCGCAGTGCCTCAAGATCGGCTATGGTGAGAGCGTCCGATAAGGCGTACTCTCCAATGCGAGTGCGGGCGAGCTGAGTAAGATGCGCGCCACAACCAAGTGCTGCCCCAAAATCGCGGGCGAGGCTGCGGATGTAAGTGCCTTTGGAGCACACCACCCGAAACTGCACGTTGGGCAAGTCTATGCTCGTGAGCTCAAACGCGGTAATGGTAATCTGTTTGCTCTTGATTTCGGCAGTATCGCCGCGGCGAGCTACTTCGTAGGCCCGCTCACCGTTGATTTTTACGGCCGAGAATAGCGGTGGCGTCTGCTCAATAAGACCGATGAAAGGCGCAGTAGCAGCTTGCAGATCATCTTCAGTGAGGTGAGCGTAGGGAAGCTCCGCATCGACGGGCGTTTCGAGATCGAAGCTGGGTGTGGTCTGGCCAAGGCGAAAGGTACCAGTATATTCTTTCTCCTGCGCCTGAATGGTATCGATATCCTTGGTTTTCTTGCCGGTGCACAAAATAAGCAAGCCCGTCGCCAACGGATCGAGCGTGCCCGCATGCCCGATTTTCTTGATGCGCAGCATGTTTTTCACCTTGCGCACCACGTCAAACGACGTCCAAGTAAGCGGCTTATCCAGCAACAGAACCTCGCCGGCTTCAAAGTCAAACTCTTTCTGCTTCATATCAATTGCAGATCAATACCCAACCCTATCATTATCAGAATAATAACGCCGATGCCAATGCGATAGATGCCGAAAGACCGGAAACCAAAGCGCGAAACGAAGTTTACAAACGAATTGACCGCCAATAGCGCTACCACAAACGCCACCACGTTGCCAAAGGCCAGTACTTGCAAATCGCCGGGCTGGAGCGGGGTGATTTTGTAAGCTTTATAGAGTTGATACGCAGTAATAACAAACATGGTAGGCACCGCCAGCAGAAACGAAAAGTCGGCAGCGGACCGGCGGTCGAAGCCCTGGCTAAGACCACCCACAATGGTGGCCGCCGAGCGCGACACGCCCGGAATAAGGGCGATGCACTGAAACAACCCTATTTTAAACGCCTGCTTGAGGTTTGGCGTCGTCACTTGCTTACGCTCTCCACTGAACCACTGATCAACAAACAGTAGAATAATGCCCCCCAGAACCAGGGAAATGGCTACTACCGTCACGCTTTTCAATAATTCGGTGATTACGTCTTTCAGCACGAAGCCCAGAATGCCAAATGGAATGAAGGCAACGGCCAGCTTGAGATAAAAATCGAAGCTCTGCAAAAAGCGGCGCCAGTACAGCGCAACCACCGACAGAATAGCCCCAAACTGAATGGAGGTAATGTATACTTCCGTAAATGGAGCCTGCCCGATACCGAGCAGATTGGCCACAATAATCATGTGGCCGGTGCTTGATACCGGTAAAAACTCCGTCAGACCCTCCACAATAGCGAGGATCAGCGCATGCCAATAATTCATCTATTAACGCTTATAAGTAGGGCGCGCCGCCGGGGTAGGAACCGCTACTGGTGGCGCGACGCTGGCCGTTGAGGCCGCCTCCACTGAAATTGTCTCGGTGGGAGTCGAAATTTGCCCCCCAGGCTTGGCCATGATGGCAAAAAACTCAATTACAAACCCGACAACCAATAAAATGGGACCGAGTGTGATGCCCATAAACCCAAGGCCGTAGTCCGCAGTATCGAGGGTCATGGTGATAAAGCCCGCTACCAATACGGCCAAGCCTATAAACATGAGCCGATAATTACGGGGCCCAAATGCGAAATGGGAAGTGGGGCGTTGTTCCATGGAATCCAAATGGGGTTTCAAGCGGTGGTTCAGGCCAGCTTGATAAAAGTGAATTGATGTTAATATAAATCGTCGAGCGACATGCCCAGATACTTGCGTACGGCGCGGTAGGAGCTAAAAAAGCCAATAACACAGCCCAACACGACCATTAGCACCAGCAAAGCGCCGATTAAGCGTTCGTCGAGCAAAAGGCGAAGCTCATCTACCTGCAAGTACGCGTATTGCTGCAGCGCCAGCAGAATCAGAGCCGCCAATGCGCCGCTAACGAAGCCTTGCCAGGTAGCGCGCCGCAAAAATGGACGTTGAATAAAGAAGGAAGTGGCGCCTACTAGCTGCATGCTCCGAATAAGGAAACGCTGGGAGAATAGCGCCAACTTAATGGTATTGTTAATCAGAATGGTTACAACGAGCGTGAGTACTACGGCAAAGCCCAGTAGCACTAGGCTAAGCTTGCGGACATTCTGATTAATGCTCGTAATCAGGCTCTGTACGTATTGTACCTCGTGCACGCCGCTTTCGGCTCGCAGCTCCTGCTCTATTTTGCGTAGGTTGAGCGAGTCGGTGTACTCGGAATTGATGCGTAGGATATAGGCATCACGCAACGGATTATCGCCCAGAAATTGCTGAAAATCTTCGCCGGTTTGTTCAATGAACTGACGGGCACCTTCTTCCTTAGACAGGAAACGCACTTGAGGCTGCCGGTCGCGGAAGGCGATAAAGGGCTTGCTCGAAAAGGCTTGCTGCAAGCGCAGAAGCTGTGCTTCGGGGAGGTCGCGGTCTAGGTACACCTGCATTTCCAGGTTCTCTTTTACTAGGTTGGAAAGCTTGTGGGCATGAACCAGCAGCAGCCCAAAAAGCCCAATTACCAGCAACGCCAGCGTGATACTAAACACGACCATCGTGTGCGGGTAATTACCCAGCTTTTTCTTACGAGTGGACGAACGGGGAGGGGAAGCCATGCCGCAAAGGTAGGATTAGCAATTAGCAATGAACGCAATTACCCAATTTGAATTCGAAAAAAGCCCCCCAGGACCATCACAACGCAATCGTAGCCTTTCTCGATACAGCATAAATGCCGCTTACATAATGGTGCGAGGATCATCGTCGACGATGATGGCTTCGCGGGCTTTGCGGGCGGCTTCGTCGCGGCGACGGACGCGCTTACGGGCAAAAAGCTCCTGTAGCGAGTCAAATTGCTCCGTATGCAGCAAGCTGACGGCCGCGCGGGGTTGGTTGATGGTTTCTAAGTCGCGGGGCGTAGTCTGGTAGCGGAGGCGAGCCCGAAAACGGCCGTCAGCCTGGAGATAGTATTCTAGGCTTAGGTCGCCGAGCAGGGATGTTTGGGCCGTCTGATCGATGTCGCCGGAACCTGGTACGGTGCCCAAGTTGGTGGAATTGGTAAAGCCCCCTTCGCGGGTCACGCGCAGCCGGCCATTCATAAAGCTGTAACTCAGGCGCACTTGCAACGCCTGAAGCTGCTCTTGGGAAAGCCCGTTGAGGTTGAAGTCAATCTCCAGGTTCTGGTCAATTTGAGAGGTGAGCAGACCCAGTTGCGTCGAAAGAACTTGGCCCAAGCTGTTGCCCACCGTATTGTTGCTGCCGCTCAAGGAAAGCTGCGCGAAAGAGCCGGGGGGCGAAAGCTGCTTGAAGACCAGTAAGCTGAATACTTGGCGGTTCAGCTCCTGCTCATCATTGCGCAAAGAGTTCGTAAACGAAGCCAAATCGCCCTCCAAAGCGGAAGGAGCATCATTAAACTCAAGCCCTAGCTGAATGGCCGGTAGCAGCAACGGGCCCGTCAGGTTCATAACGGCCGTAACGGGAACCACCGCGCCCGCGCTGGGAGTAGCCGTGCCGAGCACTGGGGCCAATGACGTGCGCTGGGTGTAAGCAGCCGTTACGTTCATCTGGCCGTCCAATGGGTTGCCGTTCCAGGAAATGGTGCCGCCCGGCCGGACCACAAATTCCTTATTAATCAGGCCTTGCAAGGTGAAATTATAAGCCCCCCGCACGATTTCAATCTGCCCGTACATATTGAATTCGCCGCGGGTATCCACGTTTAGGCGCAACTGACCCACAGCCGTGCCCCGAATTACGTCGCCAGTGCTTTCGTCGAGAATAATCTCCACGTAAGCATCCTCGGTTACTGTCAGGTTGAAGTTGAGCTGCAGGCCCGAAAGATCCACGCGGCCAGCCGCTGCCGCTACGATGGGCACGGTGGAGGTGGTATCAGTAGGCAGATTACGATTCACAAACTTGATATAGCTGGCCTGCTCGGCTTTGGCTGCATTATCGAGGGGGAGCGAAACCCGGGTGCCGGCCTCGCTGCGTGCCGTAACGTTCACGGTTAAGTTATCGACGGGGCCGAATACGCGCGCCTCGCCCGTGCCGTAAGCGCGGCCGAAGTAGAGCTCGTTTTCCTTGCGGGTAGTATTGAGTAGCTGGAGCTTTCGGAAATCGGCACTCAGATTAAGCACCATGTTCTGAAAGCCTTGGTGTCGAATCTCCCCGTCGAGCGTGCCGGTATTGCCAAACACATCCCGCAGATTCACGTCCCGGAAGACAATACGGTCTTCGCGGAATGAGATGCGGTCGGTGAACCGGTAGGTAGTGCCCAGGTAGATGAACTTGAAGCGGCCATTACTTACATCCACATCGCCCACAAGATTGGGCGCGGCAAGCGGACCAGTCAGCCGCAGCCGACCAACGGCCGTGCCACGCATATTGTCGAAGAGCGTGCTTAGGAGCGGCTCCGCTATTTTCACCGGTGCACTATCCAGTACCGCGGTAAGGTCGAGCTGGCGGATTGGCTCGCGCGGCGCGACGGTGCCTGTCACTGTAAGTACCCGCTGTTGGCTGTTCATCACATCTAGGTTCACCCCCAGCTTACTGGTGGTATTATCCCAGTCGCTGCTGCCGGTGACGTTGCCGATCAGGATATCATCAAACCGAAGCGAATCGACGGCCAGCGAGCTATTAACAACCAAGGCTCCAAAAACGCCACTTACGGTTCCTTGCGCGTTAGCTACTCCCGTAACATTCTGCTTAGTGAGGGAGCTAAGCGTGGCCAACTCCAGATTCTGAACAGCCAGCTGTAAGGTTTTGGCCGGATCGGTGGAAATGAAACCCTGGGCACTCACTTGTTGAGCGCCATTCGAAAGAGTCAGGCTGCGAATGTCAATCTCTTTGCCTCCATTAGAAATCAAGACTACGTTTTCAGGCGCCAGCGTCCAGTCTTTGCCCAACAGGTTGACGCCCGACTGCCGGAATATCACCTGCACGGCTTGTGGTAAAAAAGCCACTGAGCCATTAATTGCCCCCCGGTTGGTGGTGCCGGTCTGGGCGAGCGAAGTCGAAAAATTAATCTTGTCCTGATCCCAGACGCCTTCCACGTAGAAGTTCTCCGTCTCCTTCAAGAGCGGAAGTTTTTGCTTTGCGGAAGTGATGTTAGCCTGCGCGAGTATTTCGGGTTGATAGGGCAGCTTGGAGGTGAGCAGTTCCATCGACGTATTTATGGCCCGAATGCTATCGTAGCGCAGGCTGTCAAATTGCCCGGCGAG
The window above is part of the Hymenobacter radiodurans genome. Proteins encoded here:
- a CDS encoding serine hydrolase domain-containing protein; its protein translation is MKNTVLLFLTLAFGSHTYAQTATSPKQKSTKPRTLTTSLAPLPGIDRLLEEYTADNRVPGAIALIARDGKIIYRKAFGFDDTGAKTPLKPDAIFRIASQTKAITSVGLMLLYDEGKFQLDDPISKYLPAFRNPKVLASFNEKDSSYTTVPAKSEVTIRQLLTHTSGISYPVIGSKEAKAIYAKARIPSGIGTPNGTLATSMNALGALPLMHQPGERFTYGLSVDVLGYLIEVLSKQTLDQYLRTRLFEPLGMRDTYFYLPADKQSRLAALYTEDAAKATVKQTGLYGMNPDYPKEAGKYFSGGAGLSSTIDDYAAFLQMLLNEGEYNGRRYLKPATVRLMTSNQIGAIEQGQNKFGLGFSITTPKTTEVSGLSEGSYEWGGIFGTTYWVDPKLKIVALLYTQKYPNTTARDLAGKYKLQVRQAVAGPPAASGSAN
- a CDS encoding CoA transferase subunit A gives rise to the protein MINKVVADAQAALHGITDGMTLMLGGFGLCGIPENAIQELLRLGVKELTCISNNAGVDDFGIGLLLQTKQVRKMISSYVGENAEFERQLLSGELEVELIPQGTLAERIRAGGAGIPAFYTPAGYGTEVGEGKESREFKSKMYLLETGLTADYAFVKAWRGDTAGNLIYKGTARNFNPMMATAGKITVAEVEELVPAGELDPNQIHTPGIFVQRIFEGKNYEKRIEQRTVRTVS
- a CDS encoding bifunctional riboflavin kinase/FAD synthetase, with protein sequence MQVFRDPAHFPFLGQAVVTSGTFDGVHVGHQKILHRLLEVARQSGGPAVVITYWPHPRLVLDPPPTHPEPLDLQLLSTLDERIERLEHFGVDYLLIVPFTREFAQLTSEEYIQQLLLRTVGAKKLVIGYDHRFGKNREGGFEYLSKNAARYGLEVEEIPREDVDAVGVSSTRIRRALLSGDIATANRHLGYSYSLTGTVVRGKQLGRTIGFPTANLELAEDSKLVPAQGVYAVMATTAAGDVEQGMLNIGVRPTVGGNLAQTIEVHLLDFSGDLYAQPLTIQLIARLRDEQKFTGLDELKAQLAKDADAARQHLVGG
- the truB gene encoding tRNA pseudouridine(55) synthase TruB → MKQKEFDFEAGEVLLLDKPLTWTSFDVVRKVKNMLRIKKIGHAGTLDPLATGLLILCTGKKTKDIDTIQAQEKEYTGTFRLGQTTPSFDLETPVDAELPYAHLTEDDLQAATAPFIGLIEQTPPLFSAVKINGERAYEVARRGDTAEIKSKQITITAFELTSIDLPNVQFRVVCSKGTYIRSLARDFGAALGCGAHLTQLARTRIGEYALSDALTIADLEALRPPRPEADPAKPTRPAGERRRPVRQGLAYYDASTVAAASATDAEKAPRNSSTAI
- a CDS encoding undecaprenyl-diphosphate phosphatase, yielding MNYWHALILAIVEGLTEFLPVSSTGHMIIVANLLGIGQAPFTEVYITSIQFGAILSVVALYWRRFLQSFDFYLKLAVAFIPFGILGFVLKDVITELLKSVTVVAISLVLGGIILLFVDQWFSGERKQVTTPNLKQAFKIGLFQCIALIPGVSRSAATIVGGLSQGFDRRSAADFSFLLAVPTMFVITAYQLYKAYKITPLQPGDLQVLAFGNVVAFVVALLAVNSFVNFVSRFGFRSFGIYRIGIGVIILIMIGLGIDLQLI
- a CDS encoding DUF3098 domain-containing protein, which translates into the protein MEQRPTSHFAFGPRNYRLMFIGLAVLVAGFITMTLDTADYGLGFMGITLGPILLVVGFVIEFFAIMAKPGGQISTPTETISVEAASTASVAPPVAVPTPAARPTYKR
- a CDS encoding cell division protein FtsX — encoded protein: MASPPRSSTRKKKLGNYPHTMVVFSITLALLVIGLFGLLLVHAHKLSNLVKENLEMQVYLDRDLPEAQLLRLQQAFSSKPFIAFRDRQPQVRFLSKEEGARQFIEQTGEDFQQFLGDNPLRDAYILRINSEYTDSLNLRKIEQELRAESGVHEVQYVQSLITSINQNVRKLSLVLLGFAVVLTLVVTILINNTIKLALFSQRFLIRSMQLVGATSFFIQRPFLRRATWQGFVSGALAALILLALQQYAYLQVDELRLLLDERLIGALLVLMVVLGCVIGFFSSYRAVRKYLGMSLDDLY
- a CDS encoding translocation/assembly module TamB domain-containing protein, with the translated sequence MPRFISVLLKILLGLLLLVVLAVGTVLVALRIPSVQTRVAQRAATFLSDKLGQRVSIGRVDVRPFSRVLLQNVQVLDRRGGELFHIGQAEADIQLFSLLNPRHLHVGQLVLNEPRFALVTYADAPDSTNLSQFVSAVRRLLGPTDTTKVKKPFDFQIQSVGLRNGRFVLERQNQPRVKYGIDYAHMQVDSIYADFSGIKMNGDTIITRIRDMRAVETPSKTRVQHWDTDMTFAPTYWEFANTDLRVGRSYLKDYVRFDYKRFLNFTHFNDSVRVTARLGPTRLFSDDIAHFAPQLRDLNETVLFSGEAKGYVTNFTTRNLDVRYGQNTHVVGNINVEGLPNLKESFVEMRLQPSVIDGRDIRKFVPAKGWAYVQRLGTVQLKGQFLGFYNDFVANGSFNTALGNVVSDVNIKFKTDPRYSTYEGQVKTTGFQLGKFLGDQSTVRDIAFSGRVEGVGFTPEGARLRANATVQSIWLKGYRLRNITTNGQFSRETFEGKLAVNDPALQISADGRVDLNKARQAFDVRAQVRRADLRALGLTDQAVTVATKADLRFQGLKLDDLIGRIILRETKVGYAGRNVAIDTLDIVSQRQNGQRNVAVRSEVLNLTANGDFNFTTVARDVQTLIKEYQLNFESNDTETANYYRRKRQGAIPEYAIDLDLYLKRANPVIQLFVPKLEISDYSRVDGSFRNGPTSIFTLAGQFDSLRYDSIRAINTSMELLTSKLPYQPEILAQANITSAKQKLPLLKETENFYVEGVWDQDKINFSTSLAQTGTTNRGAINGSVAFLPQAVQVIFRQSGVNLLGKDWTLAPENVVLISNGGKEIDIRSLTLSNGAQQVSAQGFISTDPAKTLQLAVQNLELATLSSLTKQNVTGVANAQGTVSGVFGALVVNSSLAVDSLRFDDILIGNVTGSSDWDNTTSKLGVNLDVMNSQQRVLTVTGTVAPREPIRQLDLTAVLDSAPVKIAEPLLSTLFDNMRGTAVGRLRLTGPLAAPNLVGDVDVSNGRFKFIYLGTTYRFTDRISFREDRIVFRDVNLRDVFGNTGTLDGEIRHQGFQNMVLNLSADFRKLQLLNTTRKENELYFGRAYGTGEARVFGPVDNLTVNVTARSEAGTRVSLPLDNAAKAEQASYIKFVNRNLPTDTTSTVPIVAAAAGRVDLSGLQLNFNLTVTEDAYVEIILDESTGDVIRGTAVGQLRLNVDTRGEFNMYGQIEIVRGAYNFTLQGLINKEFVVRPGGTISWNGNPLDGQMNVTAAYTQRTSLAPVLGTATPSAGAVVPVTAVMNLTGPLLLPAIQLGLEFNDAPSALEGDLASFTNSLRNDEQELNRQVFSLLVFKQLSPPGSFAQLSLSGSNNTVGNSLGQVLSTQLGLLTSQIDQNLEIDFNLNGLSQEQLQALQVRLSYSFMNGRLRVTREGGFTNSTNLGTVPGSGDIDQTAQTSLLGDLSLEYYLQADGRFRARLRYQTTPRDLETINQPRAAVSLLHTEQFDSLQELFARKRVRRRDEAARKAREAIIVDDDPRTIM